The genomic segment CCATTTCGATAAGTAGGCTTGCAATCATCGCAAAAGTGCTTCTGGCTGTTAATACTTGTTGACGCAAACAGGTGTATTATCCAATGCCTTCACGGTTTTTCAGTAAGTTAAATGACCTTTCTATATTTTTGCGCCTATCTATGGCTTTTTGGGCCAAGTTACTGTTGATAGGTACCGCTGAACGTACCCTTCTTCAGTTAGCCCCAAACGAATCATTGGAATTTCGCACAGATCATCGCACATTACGGACAGTGTTTCTGGCTCTACATCGTCCGACAGAACTGTTGATTTAGAAACAGGAGTAATCAAGTGCACTCCTGTTTCTGCCAAGATTGATCCATCTTTATCGTTATAGGCTTGGTTGCCTATTATAAGTTTCATCTCAATGACCACTGCCTGGGCACATTCAATAAGAGGTCTAAGGAACAGGCTATCATGATGATTAGCTAGGGCAAGTAATGAAATAAGAGGAAAACTATGACCTGTTGTGGGTTTATGACTGTCAAGGTATGAGGCCGATGCAGGGATAAGTCTATCCCAACATCGGCCTCTGCAACCGCACTTTATCTGTTGGCAGGCCAGGAGGCCAGAGGCAGATTCTCGGACAGAGCTGCGGCTTCGCCCTTACAGTCAACTGTCAAGGGAAGCGCCTTGGCGCGAAGGGCCTGCACCTCAGCCTTGGCGGCCTCTATCTCAGCCAGAAAGGCCGGATCGGAGTGTAATTTAGCAACCGCCGCAGCCCCCATGACTTGCCCCATCAGCACATCGCTCTGCCAGTGAACATTACAGATTATTCGGCTCTGGCCAAAGGCCCAGCCACGGGCAAGAATGGCATCAGTCTGCTCAGGTGCAACCTCAACAAGAATCAGGGCCCAGGCCCAGCCTATGGCCGTATGACCAGAGGGGAAGGAGCCGGACTTCTTCATGTGCGCCTCCTTCGTCGGAGTACAGGTAGGCTCGCCATTAAGGACAAAGGGCCGGGTTCGTCTGTAGTGATTCTTGGCCTTGGTGGTAGAGAGTATCGCATCGGCAATGGTTCGGCGCAGGAGCATATAGAGATGGGGTGTCTCCGCCTCACTGATGGGAAGGCCCAGGGCACAGGAGAAGGTCTCCGCCGCCTGGGGAAATTTCAACCTGGCATCTCTCTTGGCCAGATTCCACCGGGCTGTGCCCTGCAGGGCGTGGCTCTGCCTGTTCACCTCTCTATCAAGGGCAAAGGCGGTTGACCCTTCAGCGGGAGGGGGAGGAATAAGGGTTAAACTATTTGGCAGCATATCAACCGGCAGGTAGCCCTGCAAAAAACCGGGGCGGATCTCCGGCACCGCTTGCAGAGCATTCTGTTCTTTCACTCCTGCACATCCTGCCAGCAGGGCCACACAGACTAAGACAAGACCAATTTTTATTTTCCCCATCATCTCTTTTCCTTATCGCCCTGTGGGCAGAACTCTGTTTATGGATAAAAACCACTACTTTGATCTTTAACATATCAAGTTGCAAGTTGTCAGCTATCAATGCCAGCTGGCAGTTATTAGCTATCAGCTGACTGCAACTGCAACTGCAACTGCAACAACGGTTAACCACTACTTAGAGAACACAGAGATTTTTTAGGTAAACTACAGGTGTTGGGCCCCTGATGTTTGAAGGGCTGGCCTATGATGCCGTGCCCGATATCCAAGGGCAACGTCATCTGTAGAGCGGCCACCTGGTGAAGATCTTTTCTAGACAAAGTTACCCTGTGCCTCCTTATTGGCATGTCTGGAATCATCGTCCCCAACTACTGGAAGAGTTGAGTCGCTTATTGCTTGGCTATGGTAGTCGGGGCTTGAATGGTGAGTTGGTCTAAAAACAGCAGCACCTGGCAGTAGCGGATGGTCGAGCATCCTGGAGCTGGCTTGAATGACGACTGAAACAGAAAAGCTCCTTGACTTCTAAACGCCTGTTTTGTAACTGGTATTAGCTTGAGTTTACATAGGCGAATATTTGCGAGCAGGAGTACGATAACTTGGTCCTCTCTTGAATGTGATCGAACGATCATATTCAAGATCCCCTTTAGATATAGAATGAAAGGAGTTGCAAGGTGATTACATTTGATAACTATTCGGATTTGTATGATGCCTGGTTTCAACGCAATCAGGTGATTTTGGAATCCGAGCTGCGTCTGGTGGCTCATGTGTTGGGAAAAAATCCAGGTAGAACTCTGAGTGTAGGCTGCGGTACAGGTCTGTTTGAGCAGCTGTTGCAGTCACAGTATGGCATTTCCATAAGCGAAGGCGTGGAGCCTTGCGAGCCCATGGGGGCCATTGCCCGTAAACGCGGAATGACAGTGGCCGAGGCCGGGGCAGAGCAGATGCCTTTGGAAGACGGCTTGTATGACACGGTGATGTTTAATGGTTCACCAGGCTATATCGCCGATCTGGACGCAGCAGTGCTGGAGGCCCATCGTTTGCTCAAGATGGGGGGCCGGATTTTATTGATCGATGTGCCTGCAGAAAGTTCCTACGGTCTTCTTTATCGTTTAGGTGGCGCCTATGGTGCCTGGGAAGATGAGCGACTACGGGGGGTATTGCCTGTCGAGCCCTATCCTGTTGAGTTGGCCGGTGGCGCAAACTGGCGGCCCACTCAGGATAAAATCGATGCTGCCCTGAAGGCAGGGTTTACTGATTTATCCTATGCGCAGACCCTGACCAGGCATCCTTGTTTTTCCGACACCACTCCAGAAGACCCCACAGCGGGCTATCAGTCCGGTGATTATGTGGCCGTGTCTGCGGTTAAGCCCCTGGCCGCTGGCTGAAAACAGAGGTCTGTTGAAATGAGTGATACTACCTTTTACGGTCGCTGCCTTAAGGCCTGTGGATCGAGCTGGGAGCTGGCTGCGGCTCATCCTTTTGTGGAAGGGCTGGCTCGCGGCCGCCTCAGTGCAGAGCAGATGCAGACCTATTTGATTCAGGATGGCCTCTATCTGCAGAACTATGTACGAGTCTGCCGCCTGTTGGCTAATCGGGCCGCCATCGCTTCTGATCGGCTCCTTTTTGAATATTCTGCCCGTCTGTCGGCAGAGGCAGAGCTGGGGTTGCAGGCAGAGCTTTTTCAGGCCCTGGGGCTGGAATGGAGAAATGCGCCACCAGAGCCTGCCACTGTGGCCTATATCTATCGGGAAAGCGAGGCGATGCTACACTCTTCTGAGCTGGTGGCCCTTGCTGCGGCTACCCCTTGTACCGTGCTGTATGCCGAGGTAGGGCGGCGGTTGGCAGAGCGGC from the Desulfotalea psychrophila LSv54 genome contains:
- a CDS encoding acid phosphatase — protein: MMGKIKIGLVLVCVALLAGCAGVKEQNALQAVPEIRPGFLQGYLPVDMLPNSLTLIPPPPAEGSTAFALDREVNRQSHALQGTARWNLAKRDARLKFPQAAETFSCALGLPISEAETPHLYMLLRRTIADAILSTTKAKNHYRRTRPFVLNGEPTCTPTKEAHMKKSGSFPSGHTAIGWAWALILVEVAPEQTDAILARGWAFGQSRIICNVHWQSDVLMGQVMGAAAVAKLHSDPAFLAEIEAAKAEVQALRAKALPLTVDCKGEAAALSENLPLASWPANR
- a CDS encoding class I SAM-dependent methyltransferase, yielding MITFDNYSDLYDAWFQRNQVILESELRLVAHVLGKNPGRTLSVGCGTGLFEQLLQSQYGISISEGVEPCEPMGAIARKRGMTVAEAGAEQMPLEDGLYDTVMFNGSPGYIADLDAAVLEAHRLLKMGGRILLIDVPAESSYGLLYRLGGAYGAWEDERLRGVLPVEPYPVELAGGANWRPTQDKIDAALKAGFTDLSYAQTLTRHPCFSDTTPEDPTAGYQSGDYVAVSAVKPLAAG
- a CDS encoding TenA family protein → MSDTTFYGRCLKACGSSWELAAAHPFVEGLARGRLSAEQMQTYLIQDGLYLQNYVRVCRLLANRAAIASDRLLFEYSARLSAEAELGLQAELFQALGLEWRNAPPEPATVAYIYRESEAMLHSSELVALAAATPCTVLYAEVGRRLAERPEAAAANHPFRLWLDLYADASVQEMARQWIQCLNRWAATAKRSAEEQALEAFAVSMQCEVDFWEQAWGA